The following nucleotide sequence is from Candidatus Korarchaeota archaeon NZ13-K.
AATACCAGCTTAAATAAGCTGACCGCACCTAGGAGCGGGTGGTATGCATGGCCCAACAGATAGTGGTGAATATTGACGAGAATCTGATAAAGGCGATAGATGCCCTCGTGCTGGAGGGTAACTATAAGAGCAGGTCGGAGGCGATAAGGGCGGCCCTCTTGGGTTTCATAAGGAGCAAGAACGCCGAGAGGGTCAGATCCGTATATGAGGATTTTATCTTC
It contains:
- a CDS encoding ribbon-helix-helix protein, CopG family, whose translation is MAQQIVVNIDENLIKAIDALVLEGNYKSRSEAIRAALLGFIRSKNAERVRSVYEDFIFQAVSDYRK